In one window of Arachis ipaensis cultivar K30076 chromosome B06, Araip1.1, whole genome shotgun sequence DNA:
- the LOC107647427 gene encoding DNA replication ATP-dependent helicase/nuclease DNA2, translating to MPPKKKKNNTSSSSSASKKHNPQPSKFGIQHFFDRHTQNNALLASQKLQTNNASDSAAKPVSDPLPARTRDPIFSTVVQVTPQPSPQKPSDDKGNTNYISNNDNRSNNGPSQNTPTENSVVPVDNVMEDIVSEVSPDISKAMPLKRFKFSPGMFIKQTQDYGVDEVTWKISPVNERLQAVSKHVPNVIKALADSSRLNLLPFRSCSEDKTFRDKDDKVDELLTSPTPKASAKALPSMSKLGLKRINPEQSVDFDTNPTTLSYTGVSSRQSPFRTPPSLSHCPDKVHPINDIQCTGPSDQLYLRQHKKTLLELLDQVEDAIAVDDATVCNKGTDSLKCCDGIADELPVRANHAEERTRSHSSKEDMVAVSSSSYLVLQVSENSRSADSSAADARSPYKVLRLLNEQTGEERAVNLRDEWFFSVIAPGDTVNIIGQFDEGGSCDIGHENNFLIVHPDILLSGTRVVIFCNEYSTAALTGTLLHQIFQAGLTEDNPSIDFLEGYTEVVLLRNIESLYACGVNESDVRKTLIDAVPRILSWILRFTNKEENEDPNVCFGFHNRPNKVAISEVIDIEEMAWAPKYGLKGMIDASVRVTVQSVKDELEEKIMPVEFKTGKSPAGQSSAEHNAQVILYTLLMSERYQNTIDSGLLYYLQSDQTQGIVAQRSDLVGLIMRRNELASDILKALTSQQLPPMLKSPGICKGCRHLNVCSIYHKLHGGSTKSSGLEDVFDSLTDHLTSSHSKFLCHWDRLIDLEAKETELLRKEMWRSHSLKAPNCGSLSSIVLDASYGIPHQKSVKDNRFVYRFVRQDNCPSGVSDGDHCSTYSTNLDLTLGSGDYVVLCSNDSSGQTIAKGVISDISQIHVSVSFSKRLRIPGRCSTTHDLLQQVWRIDKDEFVTSFASMRFNLAQLFLQNDRSTHLRRMIVDLEAPRFDCESIVSQDPAISYVRSKKSLNDDQCKAILKILAAKDYALILGMPGTGKTSTLVHAVKALLERDSSILLTAYTNSAVDNLLMKLKAQDIDFVRIGRPEAVHEVVRGHCLSATSIQNVEDIKIRLGQVRVVAVTCLGISSPLLANMRFDVCIMDEAGQTTLPVSLGPLAFASVFVLVGDHYQLPPLVQSIEARENGMGISLFCRLSETHPEAIAELRSQYRMRQGIMDLSNALIYGDRLRCGSSEIANATLEFSNLNCGLPWLEDVLNPSRPVIFIDTDMLPALEVRDQKTVNNPVEAHIIAEVATELVRNGIVGEQIGVITPYNSQANLIRKAASETSMEIHTIDKYQGRDKDCILVSFVRSSENPTNLAASLLGDWHRINVALTRARKKLIMVGSRRTLSKVLLLKLLIKNVEEQCGIISVSKKDIVPKGQLRKCSQMG from the exons ATGCctccaaagaagaagaagaacaacacttcttcttcttcttctgcgtCCAAGAAGCATAACCCTCAACCTTCCAAGTTCGGCATCCAGCACTTCTTCGATCGCCACACACAGAACAACGCTCTCCTCGCCTCCCAAAAGCTCCAAACTAACAATGCTTCCGATTCCGCCGCTAAACCAGTTTCTGATCCTCTCCCTGCCCGAACCAGAGACCCGATTTTCAGCACCGTTGTGCAGGTGACTCCCCAACCGTCGCCGCAAAAACCTAGCGACGACAAGGGTAATACCAATTATATTAGTAATAATGATAATAGAAGTAACAATGGACCGTCCCAGAATACTCCTACTGAGAATTCGGTGGTGCCGGTTGATAATGTGATGGAAGATATTGTGTCTGAGGTGTCCCCAGATATTTCTAAAGCTATGCCGCTTAAGCGCTTCAAATTCTCACCTGGAATG TTTATAAAGCAGACTCAAGATTATGGGGTTGATGAGGTCACATGGAAGATATCTCCAGTGAACGAAAGACTCCAAGCTGTTTCTAAACATGTGCCGAATGTTATTAAAGCGTTGGCCGACTCTTCAAGACTCAACTTATTGCCATTTCGTAGCTGCTCAGAAGATAAG ACTTTTCGGGATAAAGATGACAAGGTTGACGAATTGCTTACTTCACCAACTCCCAAGGCTTCTGCAAAAGCTCTACCTTCAATGAGTAAATTAGGCTTGAAAAGGATAAACCCAGAACAAAGTGTGGATTTTGACACCAATCCAACTACTCTGAGCTACACTGGAGTATCTAGCAGACAGAGTCCCTTCAGGACTCCACCCTCTTTGTCTCATTGTCCCGATAAG GTGCATCCTATTAATGACATTCAATGCACTGGACCATCTGATCAACTTTATCTCAGACAGCACAAAAAG ACTTTGCTTGAACTGTTAGATCAAGTTGAAGATGCCATTGCTGTTGATGACGCTACTGTTTGTAACAAGGGAACTGATTCTTTAAAATGTTGTGACGGCATTGCTGATGAGCTCCCTGTTAGAGCCAACCATGCTGAAGAAAGAACAAGATCACATAGTTCTAAAGAGGATATGGTTGCTGTCTCTAGTTCTAGCTATCTGGTTTTGCAG GTGTCTGAAAATTCTAGGTCTGCTGATTCATCTGCTGCTGATGCTCGATCCCCATACAAG GTGCTTCGCTTACTAAATGAGCAAACTGGAGAGGAGCGGGCTGTAAACTTGAGGGATGAGTG GTTTTTCAGTGTAATTGCACCTGGAGATACTGTAAACATAATCGGTCAATTTGATGAAGGAGGAAGTTGTGATATAGGCCATGAAAATAATTTCTTGATTGTGCACCCAGACATTCTGCTGTCTGGAACAAGGGTAGTTATCTTT tgcaaCGAGTACTCTACTGCAGCATTGACTGGAACCTTGCTTCACCAAATTTTTCAG GCTGGGCTCACAGAAGACAATCCATCCATTGACTTCTTGGAAGGTTACACAGAAGTGGTATTACTTAGGAACATTGAGAGTCTGTATGCTTGTGGAG TAAATGAAAGTGATGTTCGGAAAACCTTGATTGATGCTGTCCCGAGAATATTGAGTTGGATTTTACGGTTCACAAATAAGGAG GAAAATGAAGATCCTAATGTTTGTTTTGGATTTCACAATAGGCCTAACAAAGTTGCCATATCTGAG GTAATTGATATTGAAGAGATGGCATGGGCTCCTAAATATGGTTTGAAAGGGATGATTGATGCTTCAGTCAGAGTCACAGTACAATCAGTAAAAGATGAACTTGAGGAGAAGATTATGCCAGTAGAGTTCAAAACCGGGAAATCACCAGCTGGCCAG TCATCAGCAGAACACAATGCTCAAGTAATCTTATACACTCTTCTGATGTCTGAAAG GTATCAAAACACCATTGATTCTGGTCTTCTATATTATCTTCAATCAGATCAGACACAG GGTATTGTGGCTCAAAGATCTGACTTAGTTGGCCTAATAATGCGACGGAACGAGCTAGCAAGTGATATTCTTAAGGCATTAACCTCGCAACAACTTCCACCAATGTTAAAG AGTCCTGGCATTTGCAAAGGTTGTCGCCATCTTAATGTTTGTAGCATTTATCACAAG TTACATGGTGGAAGCACAAAAAGCAGTGGATTGGAAGATGTATTTGATTCTCTTACTGACCACCTTACATCTTCCCATTCCAAGTTCCTCTGCCATTGGGATCGGCTGATTGACTTGGAAGCTAAGGAGACTGAG CTTTTAAGGAAAGAGATGTGGCGATCACATAGTTTAAAAGCTCCAAACTGTGGTAGCCTTTCTTCTATTGTTCTCGATGCTTCATATGGAATTCCTCATCAGAAATCTGTCAAAGATAATCGCTTTGTTTATCGTTTTGTAAGACAAGATAATTGTCCCTCTGGAGTTTCTGACGGTGATCATTGTAGTACCTATTCAACAAATTTAGATCTTACACTTGGAAGTGGAGACTATGTGGTA TTGTGCAGTAATGACTCTAGTGGGCAAACTATTGCAAAAGGGGTGATCTCTGATATTAGCCAGATTCATGTATCT GTTTCCTTTTCAAAACGCTTACGAATTCCTGGAAGATGTTCCACTACACATGATCTCCTTCAACAGGTTTGGAGAATTGACAAGGATGAATTTGTGACTTCGTTTGCATCTATGAG GTTTAATCTTGCACAACTTTTTCTACAAAATGATCGGAGTACTCATCTGCGGAGGATGATTGTTGATCTTGAG GCTCCTAGGTTTGACTGTGAATCTATAGTCAGTCAGGATCCAGCAATATCATATGTTCGGTCGAAGAAATCTTTGAATGATGATCAATGTAAAGCAATTCTCAAG ATACTTGCAGCAAAAGATTATGCGCTTATATTAGGAATGCCTGGAACAGGAAAGACTTCTACTTTGGTTCATGCTGTGAAAGCCTTGCTGGAAAGGGATTCTTCCATTTTGCTGACAGCCTATACAAACTCCGCAGTTGATAATTTACTCATGAAATTAAAAGCACAG GACATTGATTTTGTTCGGATTGGAAGACCAGAAGCAGTGCATGAGGTGGTCAGAGGACACTGCCTTTCAG CAACAAGTATACAAAATGTTGAAGATATCAAAATAAGGTTAGGTCAAGTCAGAGTTGTTGCAGTTACTTGTCTTGGCATTTCCAGTCCCTTGCTTGCCAACATGAGATTCGATGTATGCATTATGGATGAAGCTGGACAGACAACCCTACCT GTGTCCTTGGGCCCCCTAGCATTTGCCTCAGTGTTTGTACTTGTTGGGGATCATTATCAATTGCCTCCACTTGTCCAG AGCATAGAGGCCCGAGAGAATGGCATGGGGATAAGTTTGTTCTGTAGGCTCTCCGAAACACATCCAGAGGCAATTGCGGAATTACGGAGCCAG TACCGGATGCGTCAAGGCATTATGGACTTGTCAAATGCCTTGATATATGGTGACAGGTTGAGGTGTGGTTCATCTGAAATAGCTAATGCAACACTTGAGTTTTCTAATTTAAACTGTGGCTTGCCTTGGCTAGAAGAT GTTTTAAATCCAAGCAGGCCAGTGATTTTTATTGATACTG ACATGTTACCCGCTTTGGAGGTAAGAGATCAGAAGACTGTCAATAATCCAGTTGAAGCTCACATAATTGCCGAG GTTGCAACGGAATTGGTTAGAAATGGAATTGTAGGAGAGCAGATTGGTGTTATTACCCCCTATAATTCACAGGCAAACCTCATCCGGAAAGCAGCTTCCGAGACTTCCATGGAGATACATACCATTGACAAATATCAG GGTAGAGATAAGGATTGCATATTAGTCTCTTTCGTAAGATCTAGTGAAAACCCAACGAACCTTGCTGCTTCTCTTCTCGGAGACTGGCACAGGATAAATGTGGCTCTCACTCGCGCTAGG AAAAAGTTGATCATGGTGGGGTCTCGTAGAACTCTTTCAAAGGTTCTGCTACTGAAACTTCTCATTAAGAACGTTGAGGAACAATGTGGAATTATAAGTGTTTCGAAGAAGGATATCGTTCCAAAAGGTCAGCTCCGAAAATGTTCTCAAATGGGTTGA